The Vigna unguiculata cultivar IT97K-499-35 chromosome 6, ASM411807v1, whole genome shotgun sequence genome contains a region encoding:
- the LOC114187225 gene encoding disease resistance protein RPM1-like, whose protein sequence is MAETAASFASRHVFPKFLEAVKMLRDLPKEVVEVADELESFQDFIHDANKVAEAEEDKNRRDRIRKRLMRLREAAFRMEDAIDDYVICDDEKQPEEDPRCATLLCEAVEFIKTQILRLQVAYQIQDVKSLVRAERNGFENHFPIGSRSNGSRGNENFTWHKLRMDPLFIKEEEVVGFEGPIHALKKWLTEGQEERTVISIVGMAGLGKTTLSKQVFDRVHTDFECHALITVSRSYTVEGLLRDLTNKLCKERMEDPPRDVATMNQMSLIEEVRNRLHNKTYVVLFDDVWNETFWDDIELALINNKNGSRILITTRDEKVAEYCKKALFFEVHKLQPLSKEKSLELLCKKAFGYGFDGCCPKDYEEVGLDIVRKCECLPLAIVAIGSLLYRKCKTPPEWRRFSQNLSSELESNSELHSVTKILSLSFDDLPQNLRSCLLYFGMYPDDYEVKCGRLIQQWIAEGFVKQESGRNLEEVAQQHLMELVSRSLVLVSSFTKDDKARACRVHDSIHEMIRGKMKNTGFGEYIDEDNHLESSGIVRRLTIATNSNDLNGSMEESQHVRSIIIFRRRDVKFTDRLLAKYRRLKVLDFGYAPLYDVPENFGSLIHLKYLRLRNIMIRSLPKSIGKLKNLEILDVRTHRVIEVPKEITKLRKLRHLLGSPISSVAVKDSLGSMTSLEKMHVLIVDEDGVVIRELGKLKQLRNLRLSNVMGNHSDTLSFSINQMQLLERLDISVQYLSEVIDLHITPSLSKIRKLHLYGNLKEFPSWIPRLQNLVKLSLVESRLTNIPLKSLGNMPNLLFISFDYNSYEGDTLYFENGGFQKLKELELKCLDNLSSIFIDIGALQSLEKLKIMTIPQLKRVPSGIQNLKKLQVLDILYMPREFQKRIDPNGGEEHWMIKHVPHIHFVMKDRGLLMVHKVAQILSSRLQRKKATVQFEADNETQIKRIT, encoded by the exons ATGGCAGAAACTGCGGCGTCTTTTGCTAGTCGGCATGTGTTTCCAAAATTTTTGGAAGCCGTAAAGATGCTGAGAGATCTCCCAAAAGAAGTTGTAGAAGTTGCCGATGAGCTAGAAAGCTTTCAAGATTTCATCCATGATGCAAATAAAGTGGCTGAAGcagaagaagataaaaataGGCGTGATAGAATAAGAAAAAGGTTGATGAGGCTAAGAGAAGCAGCTTTTCGCATGGAAGATGCCATCGATGACTATGTCATATGTGACGACGAGAAGCAACCTGAAGAAGATCCTCGATGTGCAACTTTACTATGTGAGGCTGTTGAGTTCATCAAAACTCAAATCCTTCGCCTTCAAGTGGCGTATCAAATTCAGGATGTTAAATCGCTTGTTCGTGCGGAAAGAAATGGGTTTGAAAACCATTTTCCTATAGGATCAAGATCGAACGGTTCTAGAGGAAATGAAAATTTCACATGGCATAAACTTCGAATGGATCCTCTCTTTATTAAGGAAGAGGAGGTTGTTGGCTTTGAAGGCCCTATACATGCATTGAAAAAGTGGTTGACAGAAGGACAAGAAGAACGCACTGTTATCTCTATTGTAGGAATGGCAGGATTGGGAAAAACCACACTTTCTAAGCAAGTTTTTGACAGGGTACATACAGACTTTGAGTGCCATGCGTTGATCACAGTGTCTCGATCCTACACTGTTGAAGGGTTGCTAAGGGATTTGACGAACAAGCTCTGCAAAGAGAGAATGGAGGATCCTCCTCGGGATGTTGCAACTATGAATCAAATGTCGTTGATAGAAGAAGTCAGAAACCGCCTTCACAATAAGACGTATGTTGTCTTGTTTGATGACGTATGGAATGAAACATTTTGGGATGACATTGAATTGgctctaattaataataaaaatggaagTAGGATACTAATCACTACCCGGGATGAGAAGGTTGCGGAGTACTGTAAGAAAGCTTTATTTTTTGAGGTGCATAAGCTACAACCTTTAAGTAAAGAGAAATCACTGGAGCTATTATGTAAGAAGGCATTTGGGTATGGTTTTGATGGATGTTGTCCAAAAGATTATGAAGAAGTAGGTCTCGACATTGTTAGAAAGTGTGAGTGTTTACCTTTAGCAATTGTGGCTATTGGTAGTCTTTTATATAGAAAATGTAAAACTCCACCGGAATGGCGTCGGTTTAGTCAAAATCTAAGTTCGGAGTTGGAGAGCAATTCCGAGTTACACAGtgtaacaaaaattttaagtttGAGTTTCGATGATTTGCCACAAAATCTGAGGTCATGTTTGTTGTATTTCGGAATGTATCCTGATGATTACGAAGTTAAATGTGGTAGATTAATTCAGCAGTGGATAGCTGAAGGGTTTGTCAAACAAGAAAGTGGAAGAAATTTGGAAGAAGTTGCACAACAACATTTAATGGAATTGGTGAGTAGAAGCTTAGTTCTTGTATCATCATTTACCAAAGATGACAAGGCTAGAGCATGCCGTGTTCACGACTCAATACACGAAATGATCCGTGGAAAGATGAAGAATACGGGGTTTGGTGAGTATATTGATGAGGATAATCATTTGGAATCAAGCGGTATCGTTAGACGCTTAACAATAGCAACAAATTCCAATGACTTAAATGGATCTATGGAAGAATCACAACATGTTCggtcaattataattttcagaAGGAGGGATGTAAAATTCACAGACCGCTTGCTTGCAAAATACAGACGGTTAAAGGTGCTTGATTTTGGGTATGCTCCCTTATATGATGTTCCTGAAAATTTTGGGagtttaatccacttaaagtatCTACGCTTACGGAATATAATGATAAGAAGCCTTCCAAAATCCATTGGTAAGCTGAAGAATTTGGAGATCTTAGATGTACGAACACATAGGGTGATAGAGGTACCAAAGGAGATTACGAAGCTTAGAAAGCTACGTCATCTTTTGGGTAGCCCTATATCTTCCGTTGCAGTGAAGGATAGTCTTGGAAGCATGACATCCCTGGAAAAGATGCATGTATTGATAGTAGATGAAGATGGAGTGGTGATTAGAGAGCTTGGAAAGCTAAAGCAATTAAGGAATCTTAGGCTTTCTAATGTTATGGGAAATCATTCTGATACTCTTTCTTTCTCAATAAACCAGATGCAACTCTTGGAGCGACTAGATATCTCCGTCCAATATCTGAGTGAAGTAATTGACTTGCACATCACGCCATCCTTGTCCAAAATAAGGAAGCTTCACCTCTATGGCAATTTAAAAGAGTTCCCAAGTTGGATTCCGCGACTCCAAAATCTTGTGAAATTGTCTTTGGTTGAATCCAGGTTAACTAACATTCCATTGAAATCTCTCGGAAATATGCCAAATTTGTTGTTCATCTCTTTCGACTACAATTCTTATGAAGGAGAcactttatattttgaaaatggagGATTTCAGAAACTAAAGGAACTAGAGCTCAAATGTTTGGATAATTTGAGTTCTATCTTTATTGATATCGGGGCACTGCAATCCTTGGAAAAGCTTAAGATAATGACTATTCCACAATTGAAGAGAGTACCCTCTGGCATTCAAAACTTAAAGAAACTCCAAGTTCTCGATATCTTATATATGCCGAGAGAATTTCAAAAGAGGATTGACCCCAATGGAGGAGAAGAGCACTGGATGATCAAACACGTGCCTCATATACATTTTGTCATGAAAGATCGTGGTTTGCTAATGGTCCACAAAGTAGCTCAAATTTTATCTTCGCGTTTACAGAG AAAAAAAGCAACTGTGCAGTTTGAAGCGGATAATGAAACACAAATAAAACGGATAACGTAG